Proteins from a single region of Roseofilum capinflatum BLCC-M114:
- a CDS encoding type II toxin-antitoxin system VapC family toxin, producing MRVLLDTHIFLWFISGDRRLSIQHLEIIRNLDNQIYLSVVSIWEAIVKYQLGKLPFPENPAIYLPKQRDRHQIINLDLDQASVVQLVNLPPLHRDPFDRMLICQALHHNLTLLTIDATLYPYPINTI from the coding sequence ATGAGAGTTCTACTCGATACTCATATTTTCTTGTGGTTTATTAGTGGCGATCGCCGATTATCCATACAGCACCTAGAAATTATTCGCAATCTCGATAATCAGATTTACTTAAGTGTCGTGTCTATTTGGGAGGCAATTGTCAAGTACCAGTTGGGAAAGCTACCCTTTCCAGAAAATCCTGCTATCTATCTTCCCAAACAACGTGATCGGCATCAAATCATTAACCTCGATCTGGATCAAGCGAGTGTTGTTCAACTGGTTAACTTACCTCCTCTACATCGCGATCCTTTTGATCGGATGCTAATTTGTCAAGCTCTACACCACAATTTAACTCTTTTGACCATCGATGCAACACTTTATCCTTACCCAATCAATACAATTTAA
- a CDS encoding HetZ-related protein 2 produces the protein MSVLKQLTDDWRSRLQVECSDYSQEVHQSIIDWLIGENPDRLLDLNSEDWEIAVAAMDYRYRILQKRYLGVPPEVAYKKLMKRLASLFLIRNKIRTWVALSRDRQRSVVDVLQEVIQELLQSDHYLKQQMGLIQQITPQRWLQNTLILATLEEYCLRPIRNQPLLLYRFLNYLRRTQRGGMTNIPTGNLVRLISEELTSEDSDDPISLLDRQAIAEYKDTQAYLQQQRYRKAVAKEFQAYLYETLGEKAANWLQFYLQGRTQEEISTLLDLSVKQVYRLREKVSYHAIRIFALKQQPELVSHWLEISLEDHSLGLTPSQWQTYWDSLTPTQKQLLELLKEQTPPHEIGEILNWKTTQVIAEWSKLYLAAQSLRNP, from the coding sequence ATGAGCGTTCTGAAACAATTAACAGATGATTGGCGATCGCGTCTTCAAGTTGAATGTTCTGATTATTCTCAGGAGGTTCATCAGAGCATTATTGATTGGTTAATCGGAGAAAATCCCGATCGCTTGCTGGATCTTAATTCAGAAGATTGGGAGATTGCCGTAGCAGCCATGGATTATCGTTATCGAATTTTACAAAAAAGATATTTAGGAGTGCCCCCGGAAGTCGCTTACAAAAAGCTGATGAAGCGGTTAGCCAGCTTATTTTTAATTCGTAACAAAATTCGCACCTGGGTTGCCTTAAGTCGCGATCGCCAGCGCAGCGTCGTAGATGTGCTTCAAGAAGTAATTCAGGAATTATTACAGAGCGATCACTACCTCAAACAACAAATGGGATTAATCCAACAGATTACCCCCCAGCGATGGCTCCAAAACACCCTCATTTTAGCCACCTTAGAAGAATATTGCCTGCGCCCGATCCGCAATCAACCCCTGCTGCTCTATCGGTTTCTGAACTATCTGCGGCGTACCCAGCGCGGAGGAATGACCAATATTCCCACGGGTAACTTAGTGCGGCTCATTTCCGAAGAACTGACCTCAGAAGACAGTGACGATCCCATTAGTCTCTTAGATCGGCAGGCGATCGCCGAATACAAAGACACCCAAGCCTATCTACAACAACAACGTTATCGAAAAGCCGTCGCCAAAGAATTTCAAGCCTACCTCTATGAAACCCTAGGAGAAAAAGCCGCGAATTGGCTGCAATTCTATCTTCAAGGACGCACCCAAGAAGAAATTTCTACCCTCCTGGATCTCTCAGTTAAACAAGTCTATCGCCTGCGAGAAAAAGTCAGCTATCATGCCATTCGCATCTTCGCCCTTAAACAGCAACCCGAATTAGTCAGCCATTGGCTAGAAATTTCCTTAGAAGACCACAGTCTAGGCTTAACCCCCAGCCAATGGCAAACCTATTGGGACAGCCTTACCCCCACCCAAAAACAGTTACTCGAACTGCTCAAAGAGCAAACCCCACCCCATGAAATTGGCGAAATCTTAAACTGGAAAACCACTCAAGTCATAGCAGAATGGAGTAAGCTATACTTAGCCGCCCAATCTCTCCGGAATCCCTAA
- a CDS encoding DUF433 domain-containing protein, which translates to MQLEDFFNILTPNDIRIKGSRIGIESVLYEYIYRHRTAEQIAKTYPTLTLDQVYATILYYLCDREKISQYMSDWLDYCAKSEREQDENPPDFILKLRQLREEQKRQLKRNHDYSVSP; encoded by the coding sequence ATGCAACTAGAAGACTTTTTTAACATCCTTACCCCCAACGATATCCGCATTAAAGGCTCCCGTATCGGAATTGAAAGCGTACTCTACGAATATATCTATCGTCATCGGACAGCAGAGCAAATTGCTAAAACCTATCCCACTTTAACCCTTGACCAAGTTTATGCCACGATCTTGTACTATTTGTGCGATCGCGAAAAGATTAGCCAATATATGTCAGATTGGCTCGATTATTGTGCAAAATCAGAACGGGAACAAGACGAAAATCCCCCAGACTTTATCCTCAAGCTTCGCCAATTGAGAGAAGAACAAAAACGCCAACTCAAGAGAAACCATGACTATTCAGTATCTCCTTGA
- a CDS encoding glycosyltransferase, protein MLIDQSIKMLYLLIVNYYSSDLILALLQSIPEADRANLKMIIVNNSPGDRTLHPLSQTYPNLTLLTAPENLGFGGGCNLGLNWIYERDRQSLVWLINPDTTLADAAIDYIQTCFQEHPNLAILGTQIQDSHGNPWFTQGQFNRWLGSLPHQHPISPSEHPTSKIFPSRWVSGCSLILNLARFPSCPQFDRHYFLYYEDNDLCERYFQQGYAIAVTQAILVTHQVSATSQKNIKAKLHHATYSKLYFLQQHGTALALLLNLGYLSLKLIADWMKQNGDQYQGRWQGLQQFLRSSWVFIFINLF, encoded by the coding sequence TTGCTGATTGACCAATCTATCAAAATGCTCTATCTACTGATCGTTAACTATTACTCCAGCGACTTAATTCTGGCGCTACTCCAGTCTATTCCAGAAGCCGATCGCGCTAACCTGAAAATGATCATCGTCAACAACTCTCCTGGCGATCGCACCCTGCACCCCCTCAGCCAAACCTACCCCAACTTAACCCTGCTCACTGCTCCGGAAAACCTGGGCTTTGGGGGCGGTTGTAATTTAGGCTTAAATTGGATCTATGAACGCGATCGCCAGAGCTTAGTGTGGTTAATTAATCCTGATACCACCCTAGCCGATGCTGCCATTGACTACATTCAAACCTGCTTTCAAGAGCATCCGAACCTAGCCATTTTAGGCACTCAAATTCAAGACAGCCACGGCAACCCCTGGTTCACCCAAGGACAATTTAATCGATGGCTTGGCTCGCTCCCCCATCAACACCCTATTTCCCCCTCAGAACACCCGACTTCTAAAATCTTCCCCTCGCGCTGGGTATCTGGATGTAGCCTAATTCTCAATTTAGCTCGATTTCCCTCTTGTCCCCAATTCGATCGCCATTACTTCCTCTACTATGAAGATAATGATCTATGCGAGCGCTATTTTCAGCAAGGATACGCGATCGCCGTCACTCAAGCCATTTTAGTCACTCATCAAGTCTCTGCTACGAGCCAAAAAAATATCAAAGCCAAACTCCATCACGCCACCTATAGCAAACTCTACTTCTTACAGCAACATGGAACCGCTTTAGCCTTACTCTTAAATTTAGGATACCTGAGCCTAAAACTGATCGCTGATTGGATGAAGCAAAATGGCGATCAATACCAAGGACGTTGGCAAGGATTACAGCAATTTTTGAGATCAAGTTGGGTATTTATCTTCATCAACCTATTCTGA
- the panB gene encoding 3-methyl-2-oxobutanoate hydroxymethyltransferase, translating into MAIATSQLVKRKHQGHPLVMLTAWDYPFAQLLDQAGVDLILVGDSLAMVALGHPTTLPVTLDQMIYHTQAVCRGVKQALVVCDLPFMSYQEGPIQALRSAGRVLKETEAGAVKLEGGYPEMIEVVHRLSLSGIPVVGHVGVTPQSVHRQGYRRQGKEEAEGERILQEAIALAEAGAFTVILENITYELAKKITQTVPIPTIGIGAGPHCDGQVLVTSDVLGLSSWQPPFAKVYTNLQKTITDAVKTFSQEVRDRQFP; encoded by the coding sequence ATGGCGATCGCAACCAGCCAATTAGTAAAACGTAAACATCAAGGTCATCCCCTTGTGATGCTGACGGCCTGGGATTATCCATTTGCCCAATTGCTGGATCAAGCTGGAGTGGATTTGATTTTAGTGGGAGATTCTCTAGCGATGGTGGCTTTAGGTCACCCGACTACCTTACCGGTGACCCTAGACCAGATGATTTATCATACTCAAGCGGTCTGTCGAGGGGTAAAACAGGCTTTGGTGGTCTGCGATCTGCCGTTTATGAGCTATCAGGAAGGCCCCATTCAGGCCTTAAGGTCGGCGGGTCGGGTGTTGAAGGAAACTGAAGCGGGGGCGGTGAAACTGGAGGGGGGCTATCCGGAAATGATCGAGGTGGTTCACCGTTTGAGTTTAAGTGGTATTCCGGTGGTGGGTCATGTGGGGGTAACGCCTCAATCTGTCCATCGACAGGGTTATCGAAGACAGGGAAAGGAAGAAGCGGAAGGGGAAAGGATTTTACAGGAGGCGATCGCCCTTGCGGAAGCTGGAGCCTTTACGGTTATCCTGGAAAATATCACTTATGAGTTAGCAAAAAAAATTACTCAAACTGTTCCTATTCCCACCATTGGCATTGGCGCAGGGCCCCACTGTGATGGCCAAGTTTTGGTCACCAGCGATGTTTTAGGACTCTCCAGTTGGCAACCGCCGTTTGCTAAAGTCTATACGAATCTCCAAAAGACCATTACTGATGCGGTGAAAACCTTTAGTCAGGAGGTGCGCGATCGGCAGTTCCCTTAA
- a CDS encoding Fic family protein: protein MVHLTRAGQYVHQIEGYQAFIPNPLPPQPEILMDQEMWHLLSQADRALGRLDGATDALPNPDLFVFMYVRKEAVLSSQIEGTQASLMDVLEFESKALEPQNPQDIAEVVNYIDAINYGLERLKDLPVSLRLIREIHEKLMRGVRGAERDPGEFRRSQNWIGTGGCSLKDATYVPPPPHEMLKALDNLEKFLHSSQPMPTLIKVGLAHAQFETIHPFLDGNGRTGRLLITFLLCEQNILQRPLLYISYYFKKYRSQYYNYLQDIRDRGNWENWLKFFLRGIYEVAQEAAATARKIVNLKEEHRQLVLAQMGRRAANAIALLESLYFKPIFTVESVIEITNIKYQNANALIKELCGIGILQEITGKKRNRAFSYAPYLDVFRD, encoded by the coding sequence ATGGTTCACTTAACCAGAGCAGGTCAATATGTACACCAGATAGAAGGATACCAAGCCTTTATACCTAATCCTCTACCACCTCAGCCAGAAATTTTGATGGATCAGGAGATGTGGCATCTTTTATCTCAAGCCGATCGCGCTCTGGGTCGTTTAGACGGAGCAACTGATGCTCTCCCGAACCCAGATTTGTTTGTCTTTATGTATGTCCGTAAAGAAGCCGTTCTCTCCAGTCAAATCGAAGGTACACAAGCATCTTTAATGGATGTTCTAGAATTTGAATCCAAGGCATTAGAACCACAGAATCCACAAGATATTGCTGAAGTAGTCAACTACATTGATGCAATTAATTATGGTCTTGAGCGACTCAAAGACCTACCAGTTTCTTTACGATTAATTCGAGAAATTCATGAAAAATTAATGCGAGGAGTCAGAGGTGCTGAACGCGATCCAGGTGAGTTTCGTCGTAGCCAAAATTGGATTGGTACAGGAGGATGTTCTTTAAAAGATGCAACTTATGTACCACCACCTCCCCATGAAATGCTCAAAGCTTTAGATAATTTAGAAAAGTTTTTGCATAGCTCTCAACCCATGCCTACGCTGATCAAAGTTGGATTAGCTCATGCTCAATTTGAAACGATTCATCCTTTTTTGGATGGTAATGGCAGAACAGGACGGCTTTTAATTACTTTTCTATTGTGTGAACAAAATATCCTTCAGCGTCCACTACTTTATATTTCTTACTACTTTAAGAAATACCGATCTCAATATTACAATTACCTTCAGGACATTAGAGATCGTGGAAACTGGGAAAATTGGCTCAAGTTTTTCCTGCGTGGAATTTATGAAGTAGCTCAAGAAGCTGCTGCTACTGCTCGAAAAATAGTTAACTTGAAAGAAGAACATCGCCAGTTGGTACTCGCGCAAATGGGGCGTAGAGCTGCTAATGCGATCGCATTGCTTGAGAGTCTTTACTTCAAACCTATTTTTACTGTAGAGAGCGTCATAGAAATTACTAATATAAAATATCAAAATGCTAATGCTTTAATCAAGGAGCTTTGTGGTATTGGAATTCTGCAAGAAATTACTGGAAAAAAACGAAATCGAGCCTTTTCCTATGCTCCCTATCTAGATGTTTTTCGAGACTAG
- a CDS encoding GNAT family N-acetyltransferase produces MPDPYAIRMAQIQDLKGLSDLLAECFHTFKGWKIWFRWLSLLVRWGIYEDLKQRWRTASPYYGCWVAVYQGHSGKPEVSREQPERLAGMVEVSLRSWSDWSQWSQYPYISNLAVKPEDRHQGLAQQLLEHCEQTALKWGCEEIYLHVLENNHPARCLYYKVGYRLHQVELSWSTLLLGKPKRLFLQKRL; encoded by the coding sequence ATGCCTGATCCCTATGCCATCCGTATGGCTCAAATCCAAGATCTTAAAGGTCTCAGTGACCTCTTAGCTGAATGTTTCCACACTTTCAAAGGGTGGAAAATTTGGTTTCGTTGGTTGAGCCTGTTGGTTCGTTGGGGAATTTATGAAGATTTGAAACAACGATGGCGCACCGCTTCTCCCTACTATGGTTGTTGGGTAGCTGTGTATCAAGGACACTCAGGCAAACCCGAAGTCAGTCGAGAGCAACCAGAGCGGTTAGCGGGAATGGTAGAAGTTTCCTTGCGGTCTTGGTCAGATTGGAGTCAATGGTCTCAATATCCTTATATTTCCAATTTAGCGGTCAAACCAGAAGACCGCCATCAAGGGTTAGCTCAACAACTGCTGGAGCATTGTGAACAAACGGCGTTGAAATGGGGATGTGAAGAAATTTATCTTCATGTTTTGGAGAATAACCATCCTGCGCGGTGTCTCTACTATAAGGTGGGTTATCGTCTGCACCAGGTGGAACTCAGTTGGAGTACCCTGCTGCTGGGGAAACCGAAACGTCTATTTTTGCAAAAACGTCTCTAA
- the pirA gene encoding arginine synthesis PII-interacting regulator PirA — protein MNKKRQKLQEAAQAHKDNLRKNLQHRLEVARTKGDMSLVRQLEAEADYLG, from the coding sequence ATGAACAAAAAACGTCAAAAACTCCAAGAAGCGGCACAAGCCCATAAAGACAACCTACGGAAAAACTTACAGCACAGATTAGAAGTTGCTCGCACGAAAGGCGATATGTCTTTAGTCCGTCAGCTAGAAGCTGAAGCTGACTATCTAGGTTAA
- a CDS encoding CocE/NonD family hydrolase: MLTLRPKQTASLIARDGVRLDADIYQPEGEGPYPVLLMRQPYGREIASTVVYAHPQWYAAHGYIVVIQDVRGRGTSQGEFHLFTHEVEDGIDTINWAAQLPGSTGEVGMYGFSYQGMTQLYAASGKPKALKTLCPAMIAYDLYADWAYEGGAFCLAGNLGWALQLAAETARLKKDAIAHQILYSASRNLPIHGREPRLDETLRKYCPDAFYHRWLEHPELDEYWQDLSPNLDGVDLPMLHIGGWFDPYLRGTLRWYHQLAGRSSYPQHLIIGPWAHLPWGRKVGELDYGAAAGSPIDMIQVNWFNQFLKGQDTGRLDMPPISVFEMGSNRWRSLSQWPSHSPKSYYLSSTGLANISDKEGFLIENLPPNDSVDRWVHDPWRPFPALGGHVYSPFGACDRSLLECRTDTVTYTSEPLTEPVCILGEAIVEVYAQASTHSFDLCAILSEVKPDGRVYNFTQGYLCVNQTQTPLQIHLQSTCIQLPVGSSLRLSLSGACFPAYPVNPGTGQCGAQSRLIDAQVITFTLQSGGACPSRLLLPLESSF; this comes from the coding sequence ATGTTAACTCTGCGTCCCAAACAAACAGCATCCCTGATCGCTCGTGATGGAGTCAGACTCGATGCTGATATTTATCAACCGGAAGGAGAGGGCCCCTATCCGGTGCTGCTGATGCGGCAACCCTATGGTCGGGAAATTGCCTCGACGGTGGTCTATGCTCACCCCCAATGGTATGCGGCCCATGGCTATATTGTGGTGATTCAAGATGTGCGCGGTCGGGGAACGTCCCAAGGGGAGTTTCACCTGTTTACCCATGAAGTCGAAGATGGTATTGATACGATTAATTGGGCGGCCCAACTGCCTGGAAGTACGGGAGAGGTGGGTATGTATGGGTTTTCTTATCAGGGAATGACCCAATTGTATGCGGCTTCAGGGAAACCGAAAGCGCTTAAAACCCTCTGTCCGGCGATGATTGCTTATGATTTATATGCAGATTGGGCCTATGAAGGGGGAGCCTTTTGTTTGGCGGGTAATTTAGGTTGGGCCCTGCAATTAGCGGCTGAAACGGCACGATTAAAAAAAGATGCGATCGCCCATCAAATTCTCTACAGTGCCTCCCGAAATCTTCCCATCCATGGCCGAGAACCGCGCTTAGATGAAACCTTGCGGAAATATTGCCCCGATGCTTTTTATCACCGGTGGTTAGAGCATCCGGAACTGGATGAGTATTGGCAAGACTTATCGCCGAATTTAGATGGTGTGGATTTACCCATGCTCCATATTGGGGGCTGGTTCGATCCCTATTTGCGGGGCACGTTGCGCTGGTATCATCAGTTGGCTGGTCGCAGTAGTTATCCCCAACATCTCATCATCGGCCCCTGGGCCCATCTCCCTTGGGGGCGTAAGGTGGGAGAATTGGATTATGGGGCGGCCGCCGGGAGTCCTATTGATATGATTCAGGTGAATTGGTTTAATCAGTTTCTCAAGGGTCAGGATACGGGACGGTTGGATATGCCTCCAATTTCGGTGTTTGAGATGGGAAGTAACCGATGGCGATCGCTCTCTCAATGGCCCTCCCATTCCCCAAAGTCCTATTATCTCTCCAGTACGGGACTGGCCAATATCAGCGATAAAGAGGGCTTTTTGATCGAAAATCTGCCCCCTAATGACAGTGTAGATCGCTGGGTTCATGACCCCTGGCGACCGTTTCCGGCTTTGGGAGGCCATGTGTATAGTCCCTTTGGAGCTTGCGATCGCTCCTTACTCGAATGTCGCACCGATACCGTGACCTATACCAGCGAACCCTTAACAGAACCTGTCTGTATTTTAGGAGAGGCGATCGTTGAAGTTTATGCCCAAGCCTCGACTCACAGCTTTGACCTGTGCGCCATCCTCTCGGAAGTCAAACCCGATGGTCGAGTTTATAACTTTACCCAAGGCTATCTCTGTGTCAATCAAACCCAAACCCCCCTACAAATCCACTTACAATCGACCTGTATACAATTACCTGTTGGCAGTAGTCTGCGTTTAAGTTTAAGTGGGGCTTGTTTCCCTGCTTACCCGGTGAATCCGGGTACAGGACAATGTGGGGCCCAAAGTCGTTTAATTGATGCTCAGGTGATTACCTTCACCCTTCAATCAGGTGGCGCTTGTCCCTCCCGACTCCTCTTACCCCTAGAATCAAGTTTTTAA
- a CDS encoding DUF928 domain-containing protein, translated as MFDFLSLSSTLCRRCMAIATISSLVGLSLNLDGSPTFAQPSSEGEQVVYVPQQQNWEEPPPGLPGRRGAAGSRTGCVGTANHDYQPLTSLVPINVFGLTTQASPTLYFYVPPNQVDLAELVLEDEMGNRIDKAKLALKQQSGLVAVNLADLPNSPTLEVNQVYAVSFQLNCHGQWVDYVTTGIKRIPLEATQQQEVGEGAIADKIRFYTQNGIWYDLLQTLIEAYPHNPNIPLNLNTLFAAQEIELQHLLPVINPSQPKVLSLSQ; from the coding sequence ATGTTTGACTTCCTTTCTTTATCCTCAACCTTATGCCGACGGTGTATGGCGATCGCCACTATTTCCTCCTTAGTTGGTTTATCCTTAAACTTGGATGGATCGCCCACATTCGCCCAGCCCTCTTCAGAAGGTGAACAAGTGGTCTATGTTCCCCAACAGCAAAACTGGGAAGAGCCACCTCCGGGTCTCCCAGGCCGTCGCGGTGCTGCGGGGAGTCGTACCGGCTGCGTGGGAACTGCCAATCATGACTATCAACCCTTGACTTCCTTAGTGCCCATTAATGTCTTTGGTCTGACCACTCAAGCTTCTCCTACCCTGTATTTCTATGTTCCTCCCAATCAAGTAGACCTTGCGGAGTTGGTTTTGGAGGATGAAATGGGTAATCGGATTGATAAAGCAAAATTAGCTCTAAAACAACAGTCCGGATTGGTCGCGGTTAATCTCGCTGACTTACCCAATTCACCGACCTTGGAGGTTAATCAGGTCTATGCTGTCTCTTTCCAATTGAACTGCCATGGACAATGGGTTGATTATGTGACGACAGGGATCAAACGGATTCCGCTAGAGGCAACCCAACAACAAGAAGTAGGAGAAGGGGCGATCGCCGATAAAATTCGCTTCTATACCCAAAATGGCATCTGGTATGACCTCCTACAAACCCTCATCGAAGCTTATCCCCATAACCCTAACATTCCCCTGAACTTAAATACCCTATTTGCGGCTCAGGAAATCGAACTTCAACATCTATTACCCGTTATTAATCCTTCCCAGCCAAAAGTTCTCAGTTTAAGCCAATAG
- a CDS encoding type II toxin-antitoxin system Phd/YefM family antitoxin: protein MVSVTVEQIQQDPLKYLHQVEAGEALVIVRGDRPIAELKPIKPQKGELRPFGLCAGEFVVPDDFDAPLPEDILSAFEGK from the coding sequence ATGGTCAGTGTCACTGTCGAGCAAATCCAGCAAGATCCTTTAAAATACTTACACCAAGTGGAAGCTGGTGAAGCATTAGTTATTGTTCGTGGCGATCGACCTATTGCCGAGCTTAAACCGATTAAACCGCAAAAGGGAGAGTTACGACCCTTTGGTTTATGTGCTGGAGAGTTTGTTGTACCCGATGACTTTGATGCACCCTTACCTGAAGATATCCTAAGTGCTTTTGAGGGAAAATGA
- a CDS encoding type II toxin-antitoxin system VapC family toxin has product MSEVVVDASAILALLNQEKGSEEVTRFIGKAAISSVNLSEVIAKLAELNIPEDVITKILSNLRLEVIPFSEEQALQAGMLRPVTKSLGLSLGDRACLALGISLHQPVLTSDRQWSHLNLNVDVQLVR; this is encoded by the coding sequence TTGAGTGAAGTGGTGGTTGATGCTTCGGCTATTTTAGCGTTGCTCAATCAAGAAAAGGGTAGTGAAGAAGTTACGCGATTTATCGGTAAGGCAGCCATTAGTAGCGTGAATTTATCTGAAGTAATTGCTAAGTTAGCAGAATTGAATATTCCTGAAGATGTAATTACCAAAATTTTGTCGAATTTAAGGCTTGAAGTGATTCCGTTTAGTGAAGAACAAGCGTTACAAGCGGGTATGCTGCGTCCCGTTACGAAGTCACTGGGTTTATCATTAGGAGACCGCGCTTGTCTGGCACTGGGTATTTCTCTTCATCAACCCGTTCTGACGAGCGATCGCCAATGGAGTCATCTAAATCTCAATGTTGACGTTCAGCTCGTGCGTTAG
- a CDS encoding type II toxin-antitoxin system VapC family toxin: protein MAKTVYIETSCVGYLTVRPSNNLIVMANMEITRRWWEERREKFNLYISQVVWDEASQGDSEMVKRRLEIIQDIPLLNITETARELGIQFLTRSNLPAKASDDAIHIAVATVHQLDYMLTWNCKHIANAQIQRKLAEICSDFGYQLPVVCTPYELMAE from the coding sequence ATGGCTAAAACTGTATATATTGAAACCAGTTGTGTGGGTTATCTAACCGTCAGACCCAGCAATAATCTGATTGTTATGGCAAATATGGAAATTACCCGAAGGTGGTGGGAGGAACGTCGAGAGAAGTTTAACCTTTATATTTCGCAGGTGGTTTGGGATGAAGCGAGTCAAGGGGATAGTGAAATGGTAAAAAGGAGACTAGAAATTATACAGGATATTCCATTACTCAACATTACCGAAACAGCACGGGAATTAGGAATACAATTTTTAACGAGAAGTAATTTACCAGCTAAAGCATCTGATGATGCCATACATATTGCAGTGGCTACGGTTCACCAATTGGATTATATGCTAACCTGGAATTGTAAACACATTGCAAATGCCCAGATTCAGAGAAAACTGGCGGAAATTTGTAGCGATTTTGGATATCAGCTACCTGTAGTTTGTACACCCTATGAGTTAATGGCAGAGTAG
- a CDS encoding response regulator transcription factor: MKILLVEDDDRIAEALAEALRDRHYTVDIAEDGELGWAFIESAAYNLILLDVMLPKLDGIELCQRLRQKGYTIPVLMLTARDTSTDKVMGLDAGADDYVVKPFDLPELMARVRALLRRNHDILPPILEWGELQLDPNTCNVEYAGQLLQLTPKEYSLLELFLRSHGRCLSRSMILDQVWCFEEQPGEETVKVHLRSLRQKLKAAGAPANYIETVYGLGYRLNQNI; encoded by the coding sequence ATGAAAATTTTGTTGGTAGAAGACGACGATCGCATTGCCGAAGCCTTAGCGGAAGCTTTAAGGGATCGCCATTATACCGTGGATATTGCCGAAGATGGGGAACTCGGTTGGGCATTTATAGAATCAGCCGCGTATAATCTGATTTTGTTAGATGTAATGCTCCCCAAACTTGATGGCATTGAATTGTGTCAGCGACTGCGACAAAAGGGCTATACCATTCCTGTACTCATGCTCACCGCTAGAGATACTAGCACCGATAAAGTGATGGGCTTAGATGCAGGTGCAGATGATTATGTGGTGAAACCCTTTGATTTACCAGAACTGATGGCGCGGGTGAGGGCACTTTTGCGCCGCAATCATGATATCTTACCGCCGATTCTGGAATGGGGAGAACTGCAACTTGACCCCAATACCTGTAATGTGGAATATGCAGGGCAATTGCTACAACTTACGCCGAAAGAGTATAGTTTATTAGAATTATTTCTTCGCAGCCATGGTCGGTGTTTAAGTCGGAGTATGATTTTAGATCAAGTCTGGTGTTTTGAAGAACAACCAGGGGAAGAAACAGTAAAAGTTCATTTACGCTCTTTGCGGCAAAAATTAAAAGCTGCGGGAGCGCCTGCGAATTATATTGAAACGGTTTATGGCTTGGGATACCGACTCAATCAAAATATCTAA